From Methanosarcina lacustris Z-7289, one genomic window encodes:
- the spt4 gene encoding transcription elongation factor subunit Spt4 has protein sequence MPEKACRHCLRVLEGQNCPVCGTSDLSEEWSGLVIILDTERSEIAKKLGVDIPDRFALKVR, from the coding sequence ATGCCAGAAAAAGCCTGTAGACACTGCCTGAGGGTCCTGGAAGGGCAAAACTGTCCTGTTTGCGGAACTTCAGACCTTTCAGAAGAATGGAGTGGACTTGTTATCATTCTTGACACAGAACGTTCGGAAATTGCAAAAAAGCTCGGGGTTGACATTCCGGATAGATTTGCCTTGAAGGTGCGCTGA
- a CDS encoding NAD(P)-dependent glycerol-1-phosphate dehydrogenase produces MKLTINKNSAKWMQLPRDVLIGHGVLEEIGDVCRDLKLKGNALIVTGNTTRDVAGKRVSKLLESAGSSAETVLTCRATIEEVEKIMQKALETEATFLLGVGSGRSIDLAKLASTRLEIPFISVPTAASHDGIASSRASIIDNGKSSSVQAQAPSAVVADTEIISAAPFRFLAAGCGDIISNYTAVMDWELASRLRNEYFGEYAAALSRMAARVIIESADSIKPDHETSARLVVKALVSNGVAMSIAGSSRPASGSEHMFSHALDRIAPRPALHGEQCGVGTIMMMYLHGGNWQEIRDALKKIGAPTNAEELGIEDKYIVEALLHAHSIRPDRYTILGNGLTLSAAEKVARITKVIS; encoded by the coding sequence ATGAAATTGACCATTAATAAAAACAGCGCAAAATGGATGCAACTTCCGAGGGACGTGCTGATAGGGCATGGTGTACTTGAGGAAATTGGAGATGTCTGCAGGGACCTGAAACTGAAAGGAAATGCGCTGATCGTGACCGGGAACACCACCCGGGATGTTGCAGGTAAAAGAGTGAGCAAACTCCTGGAAAGTGCAGGTAGCAGCGCAGAAACGGTTCTGACCTGCAGGGCAACCATAGAAGAAGTAGAGAAAATAATGCAAAAAGCCCTCGAGACAGAGGCGACTTTTCTTCTCGGTGTCGGAAGTGGCAGGTCTATTGACCTTGCAAAACTTGCTTCCACAAGGCTCGAAATTCCCTTTATCAGTGTACCGACAGCAGCTTCTCATGACGGCATTGCGTCTTCCAGAGCCTCGATAATTGACAATGGAAAAAGTTCTTCCGTACAGGCTCAGGCTCCCAGTGCCGTAGTTGCGGACACGGAAATTATATCGGCGGCTCCTTTCCGATTTCTTGCAGCTGGCTGTGGAGATATCATTTCCAATTACACGGCAGTAATGGACTGGGAGCTTGCAAGCAGACTCCGAAACGAGTATTTTGGGGAATACGCTGCAGCTCTCTCCCGCATGGCAGCACGGGTGATTATAGAATCTGCTGATTCGATAAAGCCGGACCATGAGACGTCCGCCAGGCTTGTGGTAAAAGCCCTGGTCTCAAATGGAGTTGCAATGAGCATTGCAGGTTCTTCAAGGCCGGCTTCGGGATCGGAACATATGTTTAGTCATGCCCTTGACAGGATTGCTCCAAGACCTGCACTGCACGGAGAACAGTGTGGAGTTGGTACAATCATGATGATGTACCTGCACGGAGGAAACTGGCAGGAGATCAGGGACGCCTTAAAAAAGATCGGGGCTCCCACGAATGCAGAAGAACTGGGCATAGAAGATAAATATATAGTCGAAGCCCTGTTACATGCACACAGTATCCGCCCGGACCGCTACACAATTCTCGGAAATGGCCTTACCCTCTCGGCAGCCGAGAAAGTTGCAAGAATCACAAAGGTCATAAGTTGA
- a CDS encoding tetratricopeptide repeat protein — MHSLYARAWYSKALAFLNLKNPIGSETNFEKALEAFDVLLEINPQDTVAWQYRGNILRYLNRPDEALEAFERALAFDPDNAPARYFKGLTLGYLNLPEQALEAFEGVLKRDAKHAGALYYSGLALNRLGRHIEAVSALSGALEINPENPGAWYYRGASLYILGQNVEALEAFEKALALEPLNAGVWEGKAKAYLSLGRRREALKACEKALELEPTSAGAWETGGKILESVGKREEALEAFEKSLTLEPMNVRNRIEKGRLLGSLGRYGEALQAFESALQMDSSLNEAKIYRGKALLALENYLPALDSFSKTLKEDPENSEGWGGIGSCYLALGKYYEAMQAYEKALLFGPENSCTLSGLGEVYYQLGDCPGALEAFEQALRLDMENAFAWNGKGNVLCKLGKYREALEAYENLLSLDYDSLPARYNRGVALSRLKTRQKDAEEPLENQLQTAFKKYLELSEKFPEDKIGAEGWKYRGLAFAELGEYKEALKAFDRAAKHSSKDISPPVYKGIALLCLEKFDDALEAFEQAEEIFYTTMGTEKAGGVGEETKVEISRIPDTAGIKTMLGMLRTAKGFSLDALGRYEDALKAFESARKLSGNGKISCSGKGIVFSHCGEWKKALEAFDAALTFDPKDTLVSAMKAFALIRLQEFERAAEVLEKSTVEYTDPDLPSCLLGFACSKQGDFKKALKAYRKATEANPKNIHARNGLAEIYFRLGNSKGALKELEASIAEAPENAFSRNLKGRVELEEQAFEAALESFRQALFLDTEDQRHLLWDAYARYMYAESSFEENSPRFRYMLLAAAGKLEKAAICQEPEDNELNAYALYFLGLFYCKIRYFRKASDRLEECLKLENPGKVEQPAALLLKNIRAGQPVSAWREWWFAPGTYGFIKKAGFGLISLIIFSLLLSHPAASTLPLISWPASIVSQTFYPAGENSALWALYGKEYVILILILFALLLLPAFRFGKPEKEELELETLTPPPPEFDIPTSILEEFTEKLEKSLFSPEPMRESMEKLGKF; from the coding sequence ATGCACTCTCTTTATGCCAGAGCCTGGTACAGTAAAGCACTCGCTTTTTTGAACCTGAAAAATCCTATCGGGTCAGAGACAAATTTTGAAAAAGCTCTTGAAGCTTTCGATGTCCTGCTTGAGATAAACCCTCAGGACACGGTTGCCTGGCAATATAGGGGAAATATACTGCGGTACCTGAATCGGCCTGATGAAGCTCTGGAGGCTTTTGAAAGGGCTCTTGCTTTTGACCCGGACAATGCTCCAGCCCGCTACTTTAAGGGGCTTACACTCGGGTACCTGAACCTTCCTGAGCAGGCTCTGGAGGCTTTCGAAGGGGTGCTCAAAAGAGATGCAAAACATGCAGGTGCTCTTTACTACAGCGGACTTGCCTTAAACCGACTTGGGAGGCACATCGAAGCAGTTTCAGCTCTTTCAGGGGCTCTTGAAATAAATCCTGAAAACCCTGGAGCCTGGTACTACAGGGGAGCATCCCTCTACATTCTGGGACAGAATGTGGAAGCTCTTGAAGCTTTTGAAAAAGCACTGGCTCTGGAACCCTTAAATGCAGGAGTCTGGGAAGGTAAGGCAAAAGCATATCTTTCCCTCGGAAGAAGAAGGGAAGCTTTGAAAGCATGTGAAAAGGCTCTGGAACTTGAGCCCACTTCTGCAGGAGCCTGGGAAACCGGGGGGAAAATTCTGGAAAGCGTTGGGAAAAGAGAAGAAGCACTTGAAGCTTTTGAAAAAAGCCTTACTCTTGAACCCATGAATGTAAGAAACAGGATCGAAAAAGGCAGGCTGCTCGGAAGCCTGGGAAGGTATGGGGAAGCGCTTCAGGCATTTGAAAGTGCGCTTCAGATGGACAGTTCTCTTAATGAGGCAAAAATATACCGGGGAAAAGCCCTGCTGGCTCTTGAAAACTATCTCCCGGCACTTGATTCTTTCAGCAAAACCCTTAAAGAAGACCCCGAGAATTCAGAAGGCTGGGGAGGGATAGGCAGCTGCTACCTTGCCCTCGGGAAATATTACGAAGCAATGCAGGCTTACGAAAAAGCCCTCCTTTTCGGGCCCGAAAATAGCTGCACCCTGAGCGGGCTCGGAGAGGTCTATTATCAGCTTGGGGATTGTCCCGGAGCTCTTGAGGCTTTTGAGCAGGCTCTAAGGCTTGATATGGAAAATGCCTTTGCCTGGAACGGAAAGGGAAATGTGCTCTGCAAACTCGGGAAGTACAGGGAAGCCCTCGAAGCTTATGAGAATCTCCTTTCACTTGATTATGACAGCCTGCCTGCCCGCTACAACCGTGGAGTTGCCCTCTCCAGGCTTAAAACCAGGCAAAAGGATGCCGAAGAGCCGCTGGAAAACCAGCTCCAGACAGCTTTTAAAAAATATCTCGAGCTGTCCGAGAAGTTTCCTGAAGATAAAATAGGGGCTGAAGGCTGGAAATACAGGGGGCTTGCTTTTGCCGAACTTGGAGAATATAAAGAAGCACTTAAAGCTTTTGACAGAGCAGCAAAACACAGCTCAAAGGACATATCTCCCCCTGTCTACAAAGGAATTGCCCTCCTCTGTCTTGAGAAATTCGACGACGCTCTGGAGGCTTTTGAGCAGGCTGAAGAGATTTTTTACACAACCATGGGCACAGAAAAAGCCGGAGGGGTCGGGGAAGAAACAAAAGTTGAGATATCCCGGATTCCGGACACTGCCGGAATAAAAACCATGCTGGGAATGCTCAGGACCGCCAAAGGTTTTTCCCTTGATGCTCTTGGCAGATACGAAGACGCCCTGAAAGCTTTTGAGAGTGCCAGAAAGCTTTCAGGAAACGGAAAAATCTCCTGTTCCGGAAAAGGAATTGTTTTTTCACACTGCGGAGAATGGAAAAAAGCCCTGGAAGCGTTTGATGCAGCCCTTACCTTCGATCCTAAAGATACCCTGGTTTCGGCAATGAAAGCCTTTGCCCTGATAAGGCTTCAGGAGTTTGAGAGGGCTGCCGAGGTCCTTGAGAAGTCCACAGTAGAGTATACAGATCCTGATCTTCCCTCCTGCCTGCTGGGTTTTGCCTGTTCTAAGCAGGGAGATTTCAAAAAAGCCCTGAAGGCTTACAGGAAAGCAACTGAAGCAAACCCGAAGAACATTCATGCAAGAAATGGGCTTGCAGAGATTTACTTCAGGCTCGGGAACAGTAAAGGTGCCTTAAAAGAGCTTGAAGCTTCAATTGCAGAAGCTCCGGAGAATGCATTTTCAAGGAATCTGAAAGGCAGGGTAGAGCTTGAAGAACAGGCATTTGAAGCCGCTCTTGAATCCTTCAGGCAAGCTCTTTTCCTGGATACGGAAGACCAGCGACACCTGCTCTGGGATGCATACGCCAGGTATATGTATGCAGAATCTTCTTTTGAAGAAAATAGTCCACGTTTCAGGTACATGCTCCTTGCAGCTGCCGGAAAACTTGAAAAGGCAGCCATTTGCCAGGAACCCGAAGACAATGAGCTGAACGCTTATGCCCTGTATTTCCTGGGACTTTTTTACTGCAAGATCCGTTACTTCCGAAAAGCTTCGGACAGGCTCGAAGAATGCCTGAAGCTTGAAAATCCCGGGAAGGTAGAACAACCTGCAGCTCTACTCCTTAAAAACATCCGTGCAGGCCAGCCGGTATCTGCCTGGCGGGAATGGTGGTTTGCTCCGGGAACATACGGTTTTATTAAAAAAGCAGGATTCGGGTTAATTTCCCTGATAATCTTCAGCCTGCTGCTGTCCCATCCTGCAGCCTCGACCCTCCCCCTCATATCCTGGCCAGCATCCATTGTAAGCCAGACTTTTTACCCGGCTGGGGAAAACAGTGCCTTATGGGCGCTTTACGGAAAAGAGTATGTAATCTTGATTCTGATTTTGTTCGCTCTCCTGCTCCTTCCGGCATTCAGGTTTGGAAAGCCGGAGAAAGAAGAACTTGAACTTGAAACACTTACTCCGCCGCCTCCGGAATTTGACATCCCGACATCCATTCTGGAAGAGTTTACGGAGAAGCTTGAAAAAAGCCTGTTCTCCCCGGAACCCATGCGAGAAAGTATGGAAAAGCTTGGGAAGTTTTGA
- a CDS encoding DUF63 family protein yields the protein MSFLTDNISQFINTYYLDPIRGDEGYNLVNTITWAVVLGICIFGVFRLLKKMDIKINPSFILSILPFVLAGSSLRVLEDSPADIFHPPYSYVLITPNIYFLVFGITVACLWLSIRLQKAGLVKDYHPIFASFGLAWFLINLGVLLHFENIVVAYVPVFVIGAGTGLTFAFYLIARRLKSTIFTDPLNLSILLAHMMDASSTYIGIDKLGYFEKHVLPSYLIKLTGTALVMYPLKLIIFVGVLYLLDTQFEKDEESNNLKMLIKMVILVLGLSPATRNTIRMMLGI from the coding sequence ATGAGTTTTTTAACGGATAACATATCACAATTTATCAATACCTACTATCTGGATCCCATAAGGGGCGATGAAGGGTATAACCTTGTAAACACCATTACCTGGGCAGTGGTACTGGGTATTTGTATTTTCGGGGTTTTCAGGCTCCTTAAAAAGATGGACATAAAGATAAACCCCAGTTTCATCCTCTCAATCCTGCCATTCGTACTTGCAGGCTCTTCTCTGCGTGTGCTTGAAGATTCCCCTGCTGACATCTTTCATCCTCCTTACTCCTATGTACTTATAACCCCGAATATTTATTTTCTGGTTTTTGGAATAACCGTAGCCTGCCTCTGGCTTTCAATCCGGCTGCAGAAGGCAGGGCTTGTGAAAGATTATCATCCCATTTTTGCAAGCTTCGGACTGGCATGGTTTTTAATAAACCTTGGCGTTCTGCTACATTTTGAAAACATTGTGGTCGCTTACGTTCCTGTCTTTGTGATTGGAGCAGGGACAGGGTTGACCTTTGCCTTTTACCTGATTGCACGCCGCTTAAAATCCACGATTTTTACCGATCCTCTGAACCTTTCCATCCTGCTTGCCCATATGATGGATGCTTCTTCGACATACATAGGGATAGATAAACTGGGATACTTTGAAAAACACGTGCTCCCTTCTTATCTCATTAAACTTACGGGTACTGCATTGGTTATGTATCCATTGAAGCTAATTATCTTCGTAGGGGTTCTTTATTTACTTGATACCCAGTTTGAGAAAGATGAAGAGTCAAACAACCTGAAAATGCTTATTAAAATGGTTATTTTGGTCCTCGGGCTTTCTCCGGCAACCCGGAACACAATCCGGATGATGCTGGGAATCTAA
- a CDS encoding 30S ribosomal protein S24e produces MDINILKDKNNALLNRRELDFILKYEGSTPSRSDVRNKLAAMLNAPLELLVIQRIKTEYGMQESKGYAKLYEDASRMKEVELGYVMKRNPAPGAETEEEEA; encoded by the coding sequence ATGGACATAAATATCCTTAAAGATAAAAATAATGCACTTTTAAACAGAAGGGAACTGGATTTCATATTGAAATATGAAGGTTCGACTCCTTCCAGAAGTGATGTACGGAACAAACTTGCTGCGATGTTAAATGCTCCCCTTGAACTGCTGGTCATCCAGAGGATCAAGACCGAGTACGGAATGCAGGAAAGCAAGGGTTATGCCAAGCTCTACGAAGATGCAAGCCGCATGAAAGAAGTAGAACTGGGATACGTCATGAAGAGAAACCCTGCCCCCGGAGCAGAAACTGAGGAAGAAGAGGCGTAA
- a CDS encoding translation initiation factor IF-2 subunit gamma — translation MSQPCVNIGMVGHVDHGKTTLVKALSGVWTDTHSEEVKRGISIRLGYADSPFMKCPKCPAPQGYTVEKTCPNCGEKTEEHRTVSFVDAPGHETLMATMLSGAAIMDGAVLVIAANEECPQPQTKEHLMALDIIGIKNIVIVQNKIDLVSREKLVENYHQIKEFVKGTVAENAPVIPISAQQNINIDILIDALETQIPTPLHKAGKPASMLIARSFDINRPGASIDEILGGVIGGTLTEGVLHPGDELEIRPGIKITTEGSTKWVPILTTVSSIYAGATKVEEATPGGLLAVGTYLDPTLTKGDSLTGQIAGIPGTLPETRHQFVMELHLLERVVGVTKEEKINEIKTSEPLMLNIGTATTVGVVTSARKNEAQVALKRPISAAVGAMVAISRRIDSRWRLIGVGVIKS, via the coding sequence TTGAGTCAGCCCTGTGTTAATATCGGCATGGTAGGACATGTCGACCATGGAAAAACCACACTCGTTAAAGCTTTATCCGGCGTGTGGACGGATACGCATAGTGAAGAAGTAAAAAGAGGTATTTCAATAAGATTGGGGTATGCGGACTCCCCATTCATGAAATGCCCGAAATGCCCTGCACCTCAGGGTTATACTGTGGAAAAGACCTGCCCCAACTGTGGTGAAAAAACGGAAGAGCACCGGACAGTGTCTTTTGTAGACGCCCCCGGGCACGAAACCCTGATGGCAACCATGCTGTCAGGAGCTGCAATAATGGACGGAGCAGTACTCGTAATTGCCGCAAACGAAGAATGCCCGCAGCCCCAGACAAAGGAACACCTGATGGCCCTGGACATAATAGGAATTAAAAACATTGTTATAGTCCAGAATAAAATCGACCTCGTATCAAGGGAAAAGCTTGTTGAGAACTACCACCAGATAAAGGAATTTGTTAAAGGTACAGTCGCAGAAAATGCACCTGTAATCCCGATCTCAGCCCAGCAGAACATCAACATCGATATCCTGATCGATGCCCTGGAAACCCAGATCCCGACTCCTTTACATAAAGCAGGCAAGCCTGCCAGCATGCTGATTGCCCGGTCTTTTGACATTAACAGGCCCGGAGCCTCAATTGATGAAATCCTTGGAGGAGTTATCGGAGGCACCCTTACGGAAGGTGTACTTCACCCCGGAGACGAGCTCGAGATAAGGCCCGGAATAAAAATCACAACTGAAGGCAGCACTAAATGGGTTCCTATCCTGACCACCGTCTCATCCATTTATGCAGGCGCAACAAAGGTAGAGGAAGCAACTCCTGGAGGTCTTCTGGCTGTTGGAACCTACCTTGACCCTACCCTGACAAAAGGTGACTCTTTAACAGGACAGATCGCAGGCATACCAGGCACTCTTCCTGAGACCAGGCATCAGTTTGTCATGGAGCTGCACCTGCTCGAGAGGGTTGTGGGAGTCACCAAGGAAGAAAAGATCAATGAAATCAAGACCAGTGAACCCCTTATGCTCAATATAGGAACCGCAACGACTGTAGGTGTGGTCACAAGTGCCCGGAAAAATGAAGCCCAGGTGGCACTCAAGCGCCCGATCAGTGCAGCCGTCGGGGCGATGGTTGCTATCAGCAGGAGAATTGATTCCCGCTGGAGGCTCATTGGAGTAGGGGTAATAAAGAGTTGA
- a CDS encoding DNA-binding protein, which translates to MKIIIDTNGFMIPVQFGVDIFEELKRLGFNEFYVPEAVVFEIEKLIKREKGSNRTAAKVARSMMDRCERIAGTGPADDVILRLAREMEAAVLTNDIGLKRRLAEYRIQAVSLRQKNRLDVV; encoded by the coding sequence TTGAAAATCATAATAGATACTAACGGGTTCATGATCCCTGTCCAGTTCGGAGTGGATATTTTCGAAGAACTGAAAAGGCTGGGTTTTAATGAGTTCTATGTACCTGAAGCTGTTGTATTTGAAATCGAAAAACTCATAAAGCGGGAAAAAGGTTCAAACAGAACAGCTGCAAAGGTTGCCAGGTCCATGATGGACAGGTGCGAGCGAATAGCCGGTACGGGACCTGCGGATGACGTGATTCTCAGGCTCGCGAGAGAGATGGAAGCGGCTGTTCTGACAAATGATATAGGGTTGAAGCGCAGGCTTGCAGAATACAGGATCCAGGCCGTGTCTCTGCGCCAGAAAAACAGACTGGATGTCGTCTGA
- a CDS encoding stage II sporulation protein M, with product MERETDYYLQERNEEIRAETPEGIGEVKISAFEENAFLSVPGEAKSRSEGRSISKVSEFTSYLRFIWPYVLFMTFVFFGALFAGYTSSANSPGMANTLMESFSSRFAPLMAMSPIFIMLGIFLNNAFVSLLFLVLGLVFGILPILFIAFNGYLVGAISHLVAQEKGLLFIFLALLPHGILELPMVFLSAGIGLRLGHQVLFALIGKPTEIKKEFKEGIRFYFHWIVPLLFLAAVVEAFITPLILSFL from the coding sequence ATGGAACGAGAGACAGACTATTATTTGCAGGAGAGAAATGAAGAAATAAGAGCAGAAACTCCTGAAGGGATCGGGGAGGTGAAAATATCCGCTTTCGAGGAAAATGCCTTTTTATCCGTTCCCGGAGAAGCAAAATCCCGGTCAGAAGGAAGAAGTATCTCAAAAGTATCTGAGTTTACCAGCTACCTGCGTTTTATCTGGCCATATGTCCTTTTCATGACCTTTGTATTCTTTGGGGCTCTATTTGCAGGTTATACTTCCTCGGCTAATTCTCCGGGTATGGCTAATACGCTCATGGAAAGTTTCAGCTCCCGTTTTGCACCCCTCATGGCAATGTCCCCGATATTCATTATGCTTGGAATCTTTCTTAACAATGCTTTTGTAAGCCTGCTTTTTCTTGTACTCGGGCTTGTCTTTGGCATCCTTCCAATATTGTTTATCGCCTTCAACGGATATCTGGTAGGAGCTATCTCGCACCTTGTAGCCCAGGAAAAAGGTCTGCTTTTTATTTTCCTTGCTCTTCTGCCGCATGGGATATTGGAACTACCCATGGTCTTTCTGTCAGCTGGAATCGGACTCAGGCTCGGACACCAGGTTTTATTTGCCCTCATAGGCAAGCCTACCGAGATAAAAAAAGAATTTAAAGAAGGGATCAGATTTTATTTCCACTGGATCGTACCTCTTCTTTTTCTGGCAGCAGTAGTTGAGGCCTTTATTACCCCGCTGATCTTGAGTTTCCTTTAA
- a CDS encoding formate--phosphoribosylaminoimidazolecarboxamide ligase family protein has protein sequence MIDRKEIKEIVEGYYAHADKIKVGTIASHSGLDICDGAVEEDFRTLAVCQAGREKTYTEYFRAQRDADGRIKRGIVDEAVVFKKFNEILLPQNQQKLVDEKVLFIPNRSFTSYCSIDEIEENFRVPMVGSRNLLRSEERSEQQSYYWILEKAGLPFPEKIESPEDIDELVMVKLPHAVKTLERGFFTASSYGEYLEKSEALIKQGVITREALGTARIERYIIGPVFNLDMFYSPIEPKMSKLELLGVDWRFETSLDGHVRLPAPQQMALAQNQLTPEYTVCGHNSATLRESLLEKVFKMGEKYVKATQEHYAPGVIGPFCLQTCVDKDLNFYIYDVAPRVGGGTNVHMSVGHSYGNSLWRRPMSTGRRLAFEIRRALELEKLDMIVT, from the coding sequence ATGATTGACAGGAAAGAAATTAAGGAAATTGTTGAAGGCTATTACGCACATGCTGATAAGATTAAAGTAGGGACAATTGCCTCTCACTCGGGACTCGATATCTGCGACGGAGCAGTTGAAGAAGATTTCAGGACCCTTGCAGTCTGCCAGGCAGGCAGGGAGAAGACCTACACCGAATACTTCAGAGCGCAGAGGGACGCTGATGGGAGAATAAAGAGAGGAATTGTCGATGAGGCAGTTGTATTTAAGAAGTTTAACGAAATTCTCCTGCCCCAGAATCAGCAGAAACTGGTTGACGAGAAAGTGCTTTTTATCCCTAACCGCTCTTTTACTTCCTACTGCAGCATAGATGAAATCGAAGAAAATTTCAGAGTGCCTATGGTAGGGAGCAGGAACCTTCTCAGGAGTGAGGAGCGGAGCGAACAGCAGAGCTACTACTGGATCCTCGAAAAAGCAGGGCTTCCGTTCCCGGAAAAAATAGAGTCTCCCGAGGACATTGACGAGCTCGTAATGGTAAAGCTCCCCCATGCGGTAAAAACCCTCGAAAGGGGTTTTTTTACGGCTTCAAGCTACGGGGAATACCTGGAAAAATCCGAAGCCCTTATAAAACAGGGAGTGATTACGCGTGAAGCTCTAGGGACTGCCAGGATCGAGCGTTATATCATAGGGCCCGTGTTCAACCTTGATATGTTTTACTCCCCAATCGAGCCAAAAATGAGCAAGCTGGAGCTCCTTGGCGTTGACTGGCGTTTTGAGACCAGCCTTGATGGGCATGTAAGGCTTCCTGCTCCTCAGCAGATGGCTCTTGCCCAGAACCAGCTCACCCCGGAATATACGGTATGCGGACACAATTCGGCAACTCTTCGCGAGTCCCTCCTTGAAAAAGTCTTCAAAATGGGAGAAAAGTATGTAAAAGCCACTCAGGAACACTACGCACCTGGAGTTATAGGACCTTTCTGTCTCCAGACCTGCGTGGATAAAGACCTGAATTTCTATATTTATGATGTGGCCCCGAGAGTAGGCGGCGGGACCAATGTACATATGTCAGTAGGGCATTCCTACGGTAACTCCCTCTGGAGAAGGCCGATGAGTACGGGCAGAAGACTTGCCTTTGAGATCAGGCGTGCTCTGGAGCTTGAGAAACTTGATATGATCGTCACATAA
- a CDS encoding DNA-directed RNA polymerase, translated as MYKLMKLVDTVRIPPTLLGEEVMPTIKNALREKLEGQVDKKLGSLVTVYNIAEVGEGHILVGDGAVYYDVTFEAVMFIPELQEIIEGEVVEAVGFGVFIGMGPMDGLLHVSQITDDFISYDAKNARLVTKTGGKSIAEGDHVRARIVAVSINEREPKESKIGLTMRQTALGKLQWLEEARKKKQPQDVAGEETA; from the coding sequence ATGTATAAATTAATGAAACTCGTTGATACTGTTCGTATCCCTCCCACCCTTCTTGGGGAAGAAGTGATGCCTACAATTAAAAATGCATTACGGGAAAAACTTGAGGGGCAGGTTGATAAAAAGCTTGGCTCCCTTGTCACGGTTTACAATATTGCCGAGGTCGGAGAAGGGCATATCCTCGTCGGAGACGGGGCTGTATACTATGATGTTACCTTCGAAGCGGTAATGTTTATTCCAGAGCTTCAGGAGATTATTGAAGGTGAGGTTGTGGAAGCTGTCGGCTTTGGAGTTTTCATAGGAATGGGCCCAATGGACGGGCTGCTCCACGTAAGCCAGATTACTGACGACTTTATTTCCTATGATGCCAAAAATGCAAGGCTTGTCACTAAAACCGGAGGCAAGTCAATTGCTGAAGGGGACCATGTAAGAGCCAGAATTGTTGCGGTCAGCATCAATGAAAGGGAACCAAAAGAAAGCAAGATCGGGCTTACCATGCGCCAGACTGCCCTTGGAAAATTGCAGTGGCTCGAAGAAGCCCGCAAGAAGAAGCAGCCGCAGGACGTCGCAGGTGAAGAGACTGCTTGA
- a CDS encoding 30S ribosomal protein S27ae yields the protein MAVKDYYKVQGDSVTRLRQFCPRCGPGVFLAEHKTRLACGKCGYTEFKK from the coding sequence ATGGCAGTTAAAGATTATTACAAAGTCCAGGGCGACTCCGTAACCAGACTCAGACAGTTTTGTCCCAGATGCGGACCCGGTGTATTCCTTGCCGAACACAAAACCCGCCTCGCTTGCGGAAAGTGCGGCTATACCGAATTCAAGAAATAA
- a CDS encoding GTP-dependent dephospho-CoA kinase family protein, with protein MSVHIELPRELRPLMKRPLGTLYRGKGRDTVEKFVGKLASPTKLISVGDVTTFHLLEAGIIPDICIVDNRTKRKPVSRDVSARNRDKVYEEVSVDNPAGIITDELIKTLCEAFASEKLLRIFVRGEEDLATLPVILMAPLGSVVLYGQPDEGVVFVEVTEEKKEEIRALFEKLISKNQNNELDKIRRILDGHKYP; from the coding sequence TTGAGTGTTCATATCGAACTTCCGAGAGAACTTCGCCCTCTTATGAAAAGACCCCTTGGCACATTATATAGGGGAAAGGGCAGGGATACCGTAGAAAAGTTTGTAGGGAAGCTTGCAAGCCCCACAAAACTTATATCCGTAGGGGATGTTACTACCTTCCACCTGCTCGAAGCCGGGATTATTCCGGACATCTGTATTGTGGATAACCGCACCAAAAGGAAGCCGGTATCCAGAGATGTGTCGGCCCGGAACAGGGACAAGGTCTATGAAGAAGTTTCGGTTGACAACCCTGCGGGGATTATCACCGATGAGCTGATAAAAACCCTCTGCGAAGCGTTTGCCTCAGAAAAGCTTCTCCGCATTTTTGTAAGAGGAGAAGAGGATCTGGCAACCCTTCCGGTAATCCTTATGGCTCCGCTGGGGTCTGTGGTCCTTTACGGGCAACCCGATGAGGGTGTAGTCTTTGTAGAGGTCACTGAGGAAAAAAAGGAAGAAATAAGGGCTCTTTTTGAAAAGCTCATCAGCAAAAATCAGAATAATGAATTGGATAAGATACGGAGAATTCTAGATGGACATAAATATCCTTAA